In Streptomyces sp. NBC_00341, the DNA window TCTGCCGACCTCTACCTCGACGCCGGTCTCCTCGGCCATCTCTCTGACCAGAGCCTGTTCAAGACTCTCCCCGTCCTCGACCTTCCCCCCGGGCAGGGACCAGGGCCGGGAGGAGTCCGTGTCCTGGTCCAACAGCAGAATCCTGTCGGCCTTTGAGCTGGGGTTTGTCGAGTCCGGGCCGCGCCGTCGGCTGTCGTTGGGCCAGGGCTGGGAACCGCCGGTTCGAGAGAGCCGATCCGGTACGGGAGTTCCGCTGGGCCAAGGGCGGGGAGAGTTTCGCGGGTCTGTACTACTCGACCACGACTCGTAGCCCACGTGGGCTACGAGTCGTGGCTGGAGCGGGATCGGCTGATCCCGCTGGGCCGCGATCCCGAGGTGGTCGGGATCGCGTCGCAGCCGTTCTGGCTGCATTGGCACGACGGGAAGCGGCGGCGCTGCAGCCCCGAGAAACGGACAAACAGGGGCAGGATTTGGGCGGCGTGACACGTAAGAGTTGACATCACGAAGGGGTGTGACAGTCACCCTCCGTCAGCGTGACACTGGTTCCGGAGGGCCTGCAGGTTGGCGGCCGGTGGTGGGACTGGCCTGCTTCTCCCAGGCCGCGCGCCAGGCCCTCAGTTTGTCCTCGGTGTACCGGACGGTCTGCCCGTCCAGTGCACCCTCGGGCACCGGGATGAAACGCTCTCGGGAGCGTTTCAGGTAGGTGCGCATGGTAGACGCCTTCCACGGCAGGATCCCCTTCCGCCACGCCTCCTCCAGCAAGTACCGGACCGGCACAGGGTCGCCGAAGGCATCGTCCGCCGACGGCGGCTGGCGGATCACAGGCGCCGCGTCGGCGGCCTGCTGCGGCGGGGCCGGGCGGAACGACGGGGCCTGGTCCGCACACGTGCGGGCGCTCCTGTTCGAGCAGCGGTTCCATCCCGGCCAGGATCCGGCGCAGGGGCGGACCCGGGGCGCCGGCCGCGAGGGCCTGCGCCGCGAGTTCGGTCACGGTGGAACCGGCGGTACGCAGGCTCGCCACCCCATCAAGAGCGGATTTCTGACACCAGCCCCGACACAGAATCGCCGTGTGGGGGCTGGGCGAGAGTGACCTTCGGTAAGGCCCGTCGTGTCGCGACAGAGGACCCGGACGATGTCACGGTCCTTGCACCAGGTCCGGGCGTCTCGGAGCGAATCAGCCGGCGGGTGGGCTGTTCCTCGGGCTAGTTGGGGGAGAAGAGCAAGGCGGCGATCTTGTTGTCGTGGAAGTCGTTCTTGTTGGCGATCCCCGATAGTCCGGTGTTCGGGTTATAGCTGTTGGCGTTACCGCCCTTGATCTGCTGTTGCGGCTTGATCAGGCTGTTTCCCGGGCGGCGGCCCGCGTTGTACTGCTGGTCTCCGGCCGAGGAGGGGAGAATCGCCTCGGGGTTGGAGCCGTTGTCTGCCATGGCGGGTGAGCTAATGATGCCGGCCAGGACAAGGCCGAGACCTAGAGTGTGTCTTCAAAGGTCAGATCCATAACAGGATTGAGGCGATGGTGACGGTGGCCTGGAACGACTCGTGGGTCTTGTCGTAGCGGGTGGCCAGGCCGCGCCATTGTTTGAGCCGGTTGAAGCAGCGCTCGACGACGTTGCGGAGTCGGTAGACCTCCCTGTTGAAACGCGGTGGTCGGCCGCCACGTGAGCCTCGGCGTAGGCGGCCGCTGGCCTGGTCGATGCGTTCGGGAATCGTGTGGCGGATGCCGCGCTTTCGCAGGTAGGCGCGGATCTTACGGGAGCTGTAGCCCTTGTCCGCGATGACGTGGTCGGGCCGGGTGCGTGGCCGGCCTGGACCGATGCGGGGAACGCAGATGGCGTCCAGGACCTCCTCGAAGCGAGTGCAGTCGTTGACGTTCCCGCCGGTCAGAACGAAGGCGAGTGGGCGGCCGTGTCCGTCGCAGACCAGGTGGAGCTTGGTGCTCAGTCCGCCTCGGGATCTGCCGAGGGCGTGATCACCCGCTTCGTCCCCCTCGGTGACCCCTTTTTGCCGCCGGCGGCGTGCTGATGGGCCCGCACGATCGTGGAATCGACCGACACCAGCCAGTCGATGTCCCCGGCCGCATCTTTCTCCGCCTGCAGAGCCCGCAGCATGCGAGAGAACGTGCCATCCAGCGCCCACCTGCGGAAACGCGTGTAGAGCGTCTGCCAGGAGCCGTAGCGTTCCGGCACATCCCGCCAGGCCGACCCCGTACGCAACTTCCACACAATCCCGTTCAGCACCACGCGGTCATCCGACCGCGGCCGCCCCGCCGTCCCCGAACTCGGCAACAACCGCGACAGGACAGCCCACTCAGCATCCGACAGCTCATGACGACGCACCACAACCGACATGATCCCTCAACACCTAAAACAGCTTTGAAGACACGGCCTAGGGCCGCTGCTGTGGTCCGAATGCGCATGTACATCTCCAGATGTTTGAACGGAAGGCGACGACAGCAATCGGATCGCAGGTCCCGCACTCTCGGCGGCATTCACCCCTCGGGCGGCGCGTCGGGCAGCTGAGGGCCGACAGGACGGCATCCCCATACGCCAGCGCGGCAACCGCCACGGTCTCCCCCACCAGACGAGAGGCACCGGTCAAGATCAAGTGGCAGAAACCTGCCGGTCGTCAAGATCACCTGACAAACGAGCAAGATCCTTTGTCAGAGGTCATCATTCCTGACCTCTGACAGGTGATCGTGACCGATTGCCAGGTGACTTTGACCGGCTCCGGTTTCTGTTGGGCGGCCTGATGTGCTGCCCGGTCTCCGGCCTGGGCCCAGGCCGGAGACCGGGCAGTGTCTGTCAGGGGCGTGGACGTCACGATCCTCGGATGACTGAGCCGACAGGCCGTCCCCCTGGAAACCGAAACCGGTCAAGATCCTTTGTCAGAGGGCAATTCCCCGCACGGCGAGGCCGGATCCCGCTGGCTCGGCGAACTTCGGTGCGGGCCTAGTACTCCAGTACGACTTCGTGATTTGACGTCACGTGGGGCTGCCGTAGTGGCTAGCTGACGGTGTTCTGGCCGATCGCCCGGATGACGTCGGCAAGCCAGACCAGGTGGTAGCCCACGGCCCGGTCCTCGTAGGCGAGCAGGCCCTCAAGGTGTTGCCACGACTCGGATAGCTGCCCGATCGTGATCGTGCTCGGTTCGTTGGGGACGTCGTAGAGTTCATCGCCCGGAACAGACCAGAAATAGTCGTGTTCGAGTGTCACCGTGTTGCCGGCTGACGCTTCAACGTGTCGAAGCGCCAACTCGAAGGCGTGCCGGAGCTGATCGAGCGGGATCTGCAGTGGTTCGCTGGTCATGCGCTCATCTTGGCCGGTCAGGAGCCGCGTTGGGTCCACCGGTTTGGCGTCGGCGGGTACGAGCGGCCGACGGGCGAAGCGAGGAGATCAGCACTGAGGTGGACCCGGCCGGGAACGGGAGCGGCCACCGCGTGATCATCAGAGGTTGTGTGGACTCCTGAAGATGGTGCGATGGCCGCGGGCCACAGCGTAGACCCCGCCCGTTGGCGGGCGATGTTCGACCAGGCCATGGCCCGTATCGCGGGTCGGTTCCGGCGCGTTGAACCCCGGGCGACGGCACGGGCGTTCGTGCTCGGGCTGCTGTCCGGCGTCGAGCGCAAGAACTGCTGGCAACTGGCCGAACAAGCCGGACATACCCGCCCCGGCCCGATGCAGCGACTGCTGCGGAGCGCCCGCTGGGACGCCGACGAGGTCCGCGACGAGGTCCGCTCCTACGTCCTGGACCACCTCGGCGGCGACGGGGTGCTGATCGTGGACGAGACCGGGTTCCTGAAGAAGGGCGACCGCTCGGCGGGCGTCCAGCGGCAGTACACCGGCACTGCGGGAAGAATCGAGAATGCACAGGTCGGGGTCTTCCTCGCCTACGCCTCTGCACAGGGACGGGCGCTGATAGACCGTCGGCTCTACCTCCCCGAGCACACCTGGTGCCAGGACACCGAACGCCGGTCGGGCTCCGGCGTCCCCGAGGACGTCGAGTTCGTGACCAAGCCCCGCCTGGCCTGGCAGATGATCGAAGCGGCGCTGGACGCTGGGTGCACCGCCTCCTGGGTCACCGGCGACGAGGTCTACGGCCAGGACCCGCAGCTTCGCTCCGCCCTGGAGGCACGCGGGGTCGGCTACGTGCTGGCGGTCGCCTGCACCACCCGCGTGCGGATCAACCAGGACCGCACGGTGGTCCAGGCAGACACAGCCGCAGCCGCACTGCCCCCGGGCGCCTGGCAGCGACAGAGCGCCGGCGCAGGGGCCAAGGGCCCGCGCTACTACGACTGGGCTTGGGTCCAGATCGGCCCCGACCACAACCGGAGCCTGCTGATCCGCCGCAACCCCGCGACCAGCGAACTCGCCTTCTACCTGTGCTGGTCACCGGGAGAGGTGGCCCTGTCCGCGCTGGTGCTCGCAGCCGGGATCAGGTGGTGCATCGAAGAGTGCTTCCAAGCCGCAAAGTACATCGACTTGGACCGGGCGGCGTCGGCCGAGGGATACCGGTGGCGGCCACCGTGGCGGCTCGGTGAGCCGATCCTCGTGGAGGACCCGGACTGGGAGGGCGCCACACTCAACGGGCGGCGGCGCCCCTGGGCTCCGTGCGGCCGGGTACCTACAAGCACCTGGCCGAGGAGTTCGAACGGCGCCGCACCGAGCTCCAGGCGGCCGGCGAGATCACCGACCCACGCGACGCCCAGATCGAACGCCTCAAAGCCGAGGTCTCCGAGTTGAAGAGGAGGGTCACTGCCCGCGACGAGAAGATCGTCGACCTGACCGGCTTCAAGACGTTGGCCATCAGCAGCCTCGCCGCCCAGCACGACGAGATCGAGCGGCTGCGCCGGCGGCTGGCTC includes these proteins:
- a CDS encoding IS5 family transposase (programmed frameshift): MSVVVRRHELSDAEWAVLSRLLPSSGTAGRPRSDDRVVLNGIVWKLRTGSAWRDVPERYGSWQTLYTRFRRWALDGTFSRMLRALQAEKDAAGDIDWLVSVDSTIVRAHQHAAGGKKGSPKGDEAGDHALGRSRGGLSTKLHLVCDGHGRPLAFVLTGGNVNDCTRFEEVLDAICVPRIGPGRPRTRPDHVIADKGYSSRKIRAYLRKRGIRHTIPERIDQASGRLRRGSRGGRPPRFNREVYRLRNVVERCFNRLKQWRGLATRYDKTHESFQATVTIASILLWI
- a CDS encoding IS701 family transposase gives rise to the protein MAAGHSVDPARWRAMFDQAMARIAGRFRRVEPRATARAFVLGLLSGVERKNCWQLAEQAGHTRPGPMQRLLRSARWDADEVRDEVRSYVLDHLGGDGVLIVDETGFLKKGDRSAGVQRQYTGTAGRIENAQVGVFLAYASAQGRALIDRRLYLPEHTWCQDTERRSGSGVPEDVEFVTKPRLAWQMIEAALDAGCTASWVTGDEVYGQDPQLRSALEARGVGYVLAVACTTRVRINQDRTVVQADTAAAALPPGAWQRQSAGAGAKGPRYYDWAWVQIGPDHNRSLLIRRNPATSELAFYLCWSPGEVALSALVLAAGIRWCIEECFQAAKYIDLDRAASAEGYRWRPPWRLGEPILVEDPDWEGATLNGRRRPWAPCGRVPTSTWPRSSNGAAPSSRRPARSPTHATPRSNASKPRSPS